Genomic segment of Eupeodes corollae chromosome 2, idEupCoro1.1, whole genome shotgun sequence:
GGTGTTAAAATCGATAATACTTCGATTGGAAGCGATTCCAGTCGTTTTGCCAAGTTTTGACGAAACTTAACGAATTACACCCCCATCATACGTGAACTTAATTCTTATATAATTGGGGTATAAGAATTTAAAGCATAAATACATGAaaatataatactttttttatcttCAGAAAGAATGTTAACCTTATTTTTCTATAGGCATTAGTGTAACCATTAGTTTTGTAATTCTTCTGTCAAATGCGTCAAAATTGTTAACCGTTAGGTTTAAGaatctacatttttttataaaaaaacccttaCATCAAGTTTCGCAAAACCTAAAAACATGTTCATTCAAAAGattgatttaagattttttctttGCCATCGTGATATTATTCAACTTAGACTTGGACTTGAActtcagaattttaaatatgttcCTAATTGGCGAAAGCTATTGAATTTCTATGTGTGTTCTCTTGGCAAATGTCAAAGAAAGAATTTCGTAATTTTTCCCGTAGAAATAGACAAATAGCCCTTGGGTATTCTTACATTaatcatttatatatttttatgaataaagtaaacaaaaatgagaGGAGACGAATGTTCTTTGCGTTTGCCTCcaggtcaatttttttttatattatatatttacgGTCAAGTACAACATATAACGGTTTTGTTCTGTTTCTGTATAACTCGTCTATAGCTTGAGGACAAATTTTCAAACACTTTGCAAGTCCGCAAAACGTTGACCCTTATCTTATGGCTTGATGGGTAAAATCTTTAGGTTGGGAGTAGGTATAAAAGATGGAatcattttttggtttttctggaGTCTTTGGTTGATGGTCAGCTTGAATATGACGAGGTTTTCTTTGATATTGACAACAGCTCTGTTGTTCGGTGTTCTCGCGATGGTAACGGGTGAGTTTTtatcacatgaatcttgagtaAGACGATATCCTTTGAATGATGGGAtattttttgatcataaaaaggCAGGTCCGTTGAAAGCGAGAAGCTTTTACCAGGCGAGGAATTTGAGCTGGATGCTGGTATTGGCGCAGGtcaggacgacgacgacgatgagttTGAGGAAGAAGGCCGTTCCTATAGCATGTCCCCAAGTACTAGTGCATCGATTGaatcaattttcaaacaaattatgaaCTTGATGAAGGGCGGAGATAGCAGTGATCAACAGACTCTATTAATCATTCCGATTAACGGTGGTGGAGGCGGTGGTGGTGGATACTatggcggcggtggtggtggcggtggcggtggAGGTGGTGCTATTTCGGATGATATTGCTGCAGAGGCTATAGCACAGGCAGTAGTACCTGAAATTATCAATCAAGCAATTAGTATGGAAATTCTTAAAACTGTTTCTAGAACAAATCATGACTTaacattatttgatttttataggTAACGCGAATACAGACGCAACACGAaggagacgacgacgacgccgccGTCGCCCATCATCAGGTAGCAGCAATCGGATCAGAGTTAGCCCAAATAGAAGGCGTAGACCAAATAATGGTCGCCGCGTATTTGTTGTTCGTGATCCGGAGGAAAACcaatgagaattttaattgatcAAAAGTTGAGAACCCttgagaaataataaaatcataaagtgaattaatctatattttttttacgacCGACTACGTTGACTTGTCCCGGATGTTGACCGCGTGTAGCTTTGAAAATTCAGAAGATTCTGTGCacctttaaaattattgttaaattgaatttctatgAGACTGAGACAAATTTTGATAGAAAGACGTAAATTATCGATCAATGACCATTTAAGTATGTTGTTTTTatggtttgaaaattttgatcttTTGATGTTGTTTCTTCCATAAGTTCTATGAGTATTTTATGACTTGAAGCCCATTAACGGCTGATTCAGCTACTGTCGAAAAATTATCCCAACTTTCTGATAACTAAGAAAATGGTTTTATTGAAAGGTGACTTAAAGTGAACGTGGAAAGATATTTTTGGTTCATTCAAAACGAAAAGGAGGCTTTGGAAGCTTTGTTTTGAGTCGTTTACATTAAAATAGTCTATAGCGAGCACCAACATTTTGGTAATGCATAGATTGTATCgggaactttaagaaaaaaatggagGGATTAGACATTTTCTTGTACAttggtttcttatttttgattattcaaatgaaaatgaaaaatagagaATGTGGTAAATCGTTCCACATTCATGTAGtacgtttaaaaaattaatctccGAACTTAAAAAAGTACGTCTGAAATCGTCCTCAATTGTAAAATGATGAGCAAACCTTTTacattaaattgttatttaatttatttcatgatAATGAAAAACGTGGGgaatcattccacattcgtagAGTACAGTTAAAAAACGAATCGCTGAACTTAAAATTACGTCTGAGATCGGTCTTAGTTCTGAAATGATGAGCATACCTTCGTCACTAAATtgtcatttagaaaaaaagtgatACAATACAGACAGCCATGAAAAGACGTTATGAAAGAGTTGCAATATTCCAATTAGTCAGCGGTGGCATATTACTTTTACAGGTTTGTTTTTCAGCTATtccaaaatatttatgtacattatttAGGCATTTGCCTACATTCCGgaagataaaaaataattgctaAATGAGAAAGGTAAAGAAACTTTTTGCATCGTCGTTGGGGAAAACCTAAACATTGGAATATGGTCTTT
This window contains:
- the LOC129948075 gene encoding uncharacterized protein LOC129948075; this translates as MGKIFRLGVGIKDGIIFWFFWSLWLMVSLNMTRFSLILTTALLFGVLAMVTGRSVESEKLLPGEEFELDAGIGAGQDDDDDEFEEEGRSYSMSPSTSASIESIFKQIMNLMKGGDSSDQQTLLIIPINGGGGGGGGYYGGGGGGGGGGGGAISDDIAAEAIAQAVVPEIINQAISNANTDATRRRRRRRRRRPSSGSSNRIRVSPNRRRRPNNGRRVFVVRDPEENQ